The sequence GATAAAGACCATGTGACTTTCATAGACAAGTTTATGTTCTTTCTAATAGAGTCTGGTAATTTTGAGTCATACCCATGGGGTATCAAATCCTTCAAGCAGGTTATTGAATCTGTCCGACATCGTCTTAATCCCCATGTACATTCTTATCTGATACGGGGATGCTCATTAGCCTTGAAAGTGTGGCTATATGAGTATTGCTCGTCCGTCAGCACCGAGCTTGCTACGAGATGTTCTGAATCTATACCTCGCATTTTAAGATGGTCAGCTACAAAGGGGCAGATTTGGTTAACTGCAATTGAAGAGAAGATGATCAAGCCTGAGTGGATCAAGGTATTTTTTCCACTTTTGTATGATGCTACAATTACATTCATAATAACTACATTGAATCTACATTTTTTTTTATCACTTGAATTAACTGTTATTTTCATCATTCAGTTCACAAACATGATTGAATCTGGAGAAGAGCTTGGAGTGCTTAATCTGCCAGACAAGATTCAATATGAAGATGAACATGGTGCTCAACCATCACATGTTCCAACTGCTGCTTCTCCATCATTTGAACCCAAATATACAGATTGTCAAGAGGACATTGAATCTGTCAGTAGCAAGCTCATGAAGTTGAAAAAGGGGATTGTGCAGGTATTATGAATAACTACAATATATTGACATAATTTGCTACATTTTGACTTCATTACATAACAATTATAGTATGTTATACATTGTAGTTAATTTGTGGTATAAATCTATAACAATTATAGTTTGTTGAATTGTAGTGTAACTGTAGCAGTTAGAATAAGATtaccaactaattatatatttaatttttaggTTGATGGAAAGTTAGATGCCTATAGGAAGGCTGTTTTTTAGGAACTCTCAAGCCTTCGAGAGTTCATAGATCAATctttgaagggtgttatgaaTGTGATAAACAAGAGGTTTGATTTGGACGAGTCAAAGGTAAGAATTTACATATAATTTTGTACTAAGACTAATTAAGACATATGAATAAAGTAGTCTCAAATATTCCCCAAAATTGTAGTTTGCTGGTAGttcaacaaaaaataattacCAACATCAAGGAGAGAACAACCAGCAATTCCAGTTCAATGCTGGTGATCAACTGCATGGAAGCACAAGCAATACAGGTATCTACAAAATTCCTACATACATATCTACAAATTTCAAGACAACATTATTTAattatactaatcattttttttactGTGTGTTGCAGCTACAATTTCTCCAGAACATTTTCAACCACATGTTGACTTATATCCTGACTTCCAAGAAGCAGCTGAGGCATATAAAGCAGGTACAGAACCATTTCTTCATTACAATAAGGTTTTTAtgcaaaattttaataatttacaccTTAACTACATATTCCTACATATATCTACAATTCTCATTTCCAATTATTCATTCAAGCTGAAGTTTCAGCAGAACATCTACAAGGAAATATTGAGGAAGAACCAGCAATTGATGAAGTAGCTGAGGCACAACAAGCAGGTAATATATTCTCTATATTCTCTATAACTCCATAATACTGTTCATATCTACATAGATCTACACTTATCTACAGAAGGTGAAGTTTCACAGTCGCCAATTCACGGTGTGACTGTGACTGAAGTTGTTCCTGAAGGCATTGATAAAAATGTTGTTCCTGAAGGCATTGAAAACAAAGGTTTGACATTGGATGACTTTGAGCTGCCAGAAAACTTATCACAGTTGGTCATGTATGGCGAGCCCATACCAGATGAATCAACCCCTGTTCATCCCGGTAGAACCAGGCAACCGGGAAAACATGCACGATCACCTTTCACATCTTTGTATAGTTCTGGAGGCAGCACATCTGTTGGACCTAAATTTTTTTACCTCAAGCACCCCTTCACAAGTGTCATAGGTGAAAATGTAGATCCTGAATTGACAGAAAGGTTCACCAACTGGTTATACATTCGTAGTGATAAAGTATCTAGGAGGTATGAATGCTTCATTTTACACTGTCTGTTCACCATTTTTATACTTTAAAATTGTAATTCGTTTTgtcaattttttgtatttgatatttttttgttattacaGGAGGAAATATTACTTTTCCAAGAAGGATAACCAAATCAAGCCTTGGTTGGATTTTGGTTGTGAAAAGATTGATAAGAAGGACTGATTTTATGACCTTGCTCACCCCGGACAAGTCATCAATAACACAGTAAGTATAAAGAACATAATCATTCACAATATCTGTTTTGTCTTCAGCTGTGTAGTGtaattgtagtttatttttcaGCTATGATGTGTAATTGTAGTAATATTGTAGACAACATATATATGTTACTATATTTATGTCTCAGCTGTGAAATTTTGCTTTTTATGGACCTTATGTATCATATGTGATGATGATTGTATGTACAAACtggaattttggtacttttgactgACTTGGAATCTCTGTGTACCACAATTGTAGTTACCTTGTAGTAATATTGTAGAGCTTGTGATTGTGCCTATTAATATTAACTGTAGGTTGAACTTGCTGATTATTGGGACCTTAAGTTAGGTGGTATGTTTCATTTGTTCCTCTGTATAGTGAATAAATGTAGACAGTGCATAAATATAGTTAATGTGTAGTTGTTTTGTAGTCTGATGGGTCAATTGTACATATAGTACTTGTTCACTATGGTTCATACAAACTACAATTAAATTACATTTTGTGAGGTACTTGGACTAACTGTTATATTTCTGTAGTTATAGTGTAGCTAATTTGCAGCAATCTGTTAGAGTTTTTAATAAATTCAAATTGTAGTTAATCTGTAGCTGTCTTGTAGACAAGTGTGGTTACACCGTACCTTATTGtatatgtttattctattttggcagcacattgatgttattatgtattATCTGCGAAAAAGAGGCAAATATGGCCCCAACAATAATACTAGGTTCACAACTACGGATTGCTTGTTCAAGACAAAGATTGAAAGAATCTATGACAAGTTCATAAGTTCTCCACCGGAACAAAGGTATTCGGTTGTTAAACCCGAGGATGATGTTGGAGAATATATTCTTGGGTACAGAATTCTTGCTAATGTTGCCTGGGATCTTGTTGACTATGTGCTCATACCTGTGAACCTTGTAGAGAACTTTCATTGGTTGTTGCTAGTTTTTGACATAAAGGACATACAACTTTATGTTTATGATTCCATGGTGAGAGCAAACCGTCATAAAACAGTTGAGACATTGGTTGACAAGTTTTCAATCATTATCCCTCTGTATTTGTCATGCACTGGTTTCTATGGTAAACGTAAAGACATTAACTTCAAGAGCACAAAGGCATACATCGAGAAACCAGTTACGGACCCTCTCGACATACAATGGATGGTTTCTGAGATTCCACAACAAAAGGAAGGCTCAGTGTAAAAAAATAATCTCCCTTTCtatatgtttaatttttttattttaatcatttgTTATATAATGAAAAATTCTCATCTTATGCAgcgattgtggtgtatttgtGGCTGCATTTGCGGAGTATGTTAGCCTTGGAGATTTGGCAATTCCAAAGGAAGATCTTTCTGATATTGACCAACACCGTAGACGCTATGGAGCTCTACTGTGGGACTATGCAACAAAGAAGCAAGAAGATGGGTCAATCAGTGAGAGTGAGGTTACTGGCAGGCTAGCAAGGAGGAAGGGTGCTCCGGCAAAAAACGAGAGGACTAGAGTGCAACGAAAGAAAAATAGACTATTGTGTTCCTAGTTtggtctgtgaaatttggtagttGAATTGGAAAACAATGTAGGAAATATGTCGTTTTGGTTTTCTACAACACTTTTTGTTGATTACATTATACTCGAGTACTCTGATTACATTTTTACAGCAACAGCTTTGTCTTACAATTTGACTTTAATCTTcaagttatttttataaatacCTTCAAGTGCCAAGTAATATCTGTATATAACTGCCATTTGTTACAcaacataaagataaaataaatacagGAATCATATAAATAATTTAGCCATCTTTTATCAACAAGGTTTatcaaaaaaattcaatttatctaCATTTAAACTACGTCAAACTACATTTTAACTACAACTCCTCTACATATGAATAACAGGACTACAGTTCTAACACAGTTAAACTACATATTCACTACAATCTGGATACAATTTACGTTGAATGCATTCTTTATTAATATCAGTTTTTTTGTATACAGTAAATATTAAAGTTTAACTATTCTATAAAAAAAAGACAACTTTAGATGCTTGACAGAATACATAAAAACATAAATAGTGCAGATACACAAATTGATGTTTATACTTCTTATTCATCTTCAAAAACTTAAACAATTACACAAGAAAATCCGATAATTTGAGCTCACTAACATTTATTTTGAATAACTATTTTAACTACATGATATTCATTTCTTTTTCGGCGCATTCTTGCAAGttcttttgttatgcccttcacCTCCACAATTGCCACATGACACCTTGTATTTCTTTGACTTTATTTCATCAAATGTTTTATATCTTTCCTTGTGAGGTCTCCTTGGCTGCCTTTTATCTCCCGCTGGTGGCTTTACTACCTCATCCAAAATATGTTGTGGCACATCCCATTTGCCTTCATCAGGAAGAGGATTTACTGGCATTTCATAGGTAAGCAGAAGGCTCTTCCTTGTGTAATACGGAGAGCAATAGTTTTCGTATGTTTCATTCCTATGCCTTAATGCTGCCAAAGCATGCGCACATGGAAGTTCATCAAGTTGGAATTGTCCACAGCTACATTTCTTGTTTTCTAGACACACAATGTACCGCTTCACACCATCTAACACAGTATGTATATGATCtgttgaagccctcacctacaattgaagatcaaacagaaataataatacatcaATCATTAAAATGGATTATCAATAATTTACCTACAAATCAGCAACAAATATATTACAGCTCATCTACAAACTATTATTACCGACAATTTGACTACAGTTTAACTACAGTCTGGAAACACTGCAGCTAGTACTTTTTTGATTCTACTGTACCAAAAAAAATATCTTACCCTTAGTTTCTGAGATAATGTACTGTTGTCTTCCAATTCTTTGTTGTATTTGTGACCAAGGTATGTGAAAGTACCCTTTGCCTTCGATAACTTTTCTTTTGTCCAACGTTCAAGAAGAGTCCTCATATACTCAAATAGATCAAATATTGGAAGCTCTCTTGCATTCTTTTGTTATAGCATTCAACGACTCGGCAATGTTTGACGTCATAGTAAAAGTTCTATTCACCGTTGCATGTACTCTTGACCATCTATGATAGCCAATATCATATAGGTAAGACTTTACACGCAGGTCTACCTCTTCAATCTTCAAcatcctttcattaaattcatccagAGTGTATGACCGTGCTGTAGCAAAGTACAATTCATGTAATTGTAGATGTCCCTTCTTGAATTTTGACCTTATATTTGTCCATATATGCCACATGCAAGAGTAGTGTGCCAATCCTGGATAGACAACTGATGTTGCCTTCAGTATACTCTCATGCCTATCTGAAACAACACACATTGAAGGTCTTTCACCATATGCCtccttgaattgctcaaagaaccacTTCCAAGACGCGTCGTTTTCAGAATCAACCACAGCATATGCCAAGGGAAAAATAGTACCTACATTTTTAAGACATAAAATATGATTAAATAACAACTACAATATATATTGAGAAATATAGACATGTTAACTACATTCTTTTATAtaactacaaaataactacaacatAACTACAATTTAACTGCATTTTAAAGACTGTCTACAAAATAAGTACAAAATTATTCCATTATTTACCTGCTGCATCCATGGTGCTTGCTGTCAGCATAATCCCCCTGTAGGCTGACTTTAAGAATGTCCCATCAACCACTACTACCGGCCTACAATGTTGCCAACCATTTATTGATGTACAAAGAGCAACAAATGCGTATAAGAAGCAATCATCTGCTGCCTTCTTCAATTTAACAATAGAACAAGGATAATTATtctcaagaatataaaaatatttgggtaatttGTTGTAGGAGTCACACGGATTCCCTCTCAAAAACTGTAAAGCTTTTTCCTTTGCTCTTCATGCTTGCATGTAGCTTAGGTTCAGTCCATGTTCGGATAACATGTCAGTTTGTATGTCCTTTGGTGTGTAAACAGTCTTAGGATCACAATACTTTGGAACGACCATGCTACCAAGTACTGCTGCAGTACGTTTGCGATGTATGAATGTTTCATCCATTAGGCAGCATGTGTGTTGACGGCTGAAACTTCTTATCTTGAACATTGCCGAATCATTAATTGACATTGCCTTGAAATGCCATTTACAGCTTTCAGCAACACATATAAGCCAGTAGCTACAAAAGAAATACAATATTTACACAAATTTATGAaaaaactacaattaactacaaattgactacaatttaactacaatttataAAACCCACCTATCTTCAATCATACACTGATTTTGCTGATATATTATCCACAAATAACTACATATCTTCTATGACTAGATCTTTTTACTCTGAACTGGAACTTGTGCATCACTGAATAATTCTTCATTGCAGCAGCTACTGTTTGCTTGTCCTGATAAACTTGTCCTTCTTCAATATATGTTTGCGTAGAttcagttattatttcactttgataTTCCTCTATAGCTGGTGAGGATGGAAATTCAAGTAAGTTTAGGGATCCAGCAATAAATTCATAAATGTAGTTTCTATGTAGATAATTTTGAAAGCAACATTTCTTTATCCTTTTCAGTACTATGTGAGCTTTGTAGTTTAATTTTAGGTAATTGTAGTAATATTGTAGATAACATAGTAACACCATAACTCTCTGCAATGTCGAATCAAATATACCTGCACTGGTGCTTTCATTGTTGATTGccaattccatattgaaatctcTTACGCTTATACATAAAGGATACGAACCTAAGTTTTTATTCTCCTTTTTGGTTTCCATGTACACACGAACCCCCATATCATTCCTAATCTCCATTGGAGGACAATTCTCGTtcacaatgtatttgatttctataattttatcCGATGTATCAATCGATAATTGTTCTGCAATTGTAGAACTGAGAATTCCGTAGCTTGCATTATCATCTACCACAATGGCATCAACTTCAAAATCTCTAAATCTGCCATAGTTATCCCAATTACCATTCGATTTCAGCATTATTGGGATTTTTGACATGATTTCGTGTAGTTGATAGGAAAAAAGACGAAGAACAGATATAGTTTCTACAATTTGAGTACTGATATCGATGAAGAGCAATTTTGTACAATTTGAGACGAAGAATAGATATAGTCTCTCTTCAGTAATTGTACAATTTGATTGCGTTTTTTGTTGTAGCTGATATCAACAGAGATCTTTTTCTGTTGAGGAAGGAGAGAATTACGCAAC is a genomic window of Nicotiana tabacum cultivar K326 chromosome 16, ASM71507v2, whole genome shotgun sequence containing:
- the LOC142170211 gene encoding uncharacterized protein LOC142170211, with translation MRTLLERWTKEKLSKAKGTFTYLGHKYNKELEDNSTLSQKLRVRASTDHIHTVLDGVKRYIVCLENKKCSCGQFQLDELPCAHALAALRHRNETYENYCSPYYTRKSLLLTYEMPVNPLPDEGKWDVPQHILDEVVKPPAGDKRQPRRPHKERYKTFDEIKSKKYKVSCGNCGGEGHNKRTCKNAPKKK
- the LOC142170210 gene encoding uncharacterized protein LOC142170210, with protein sequence MNVINKRFDLDESKFAGSSTKNNYQHQGENNQQFQFNAGDQLHGSTSNTATISPEHFQPHVDLYPDFQEAAEAYKAAEVSAEHLQGNIEEEPAIDEVAEAQQADLHLSTEGEVSQSPIHGVTALKTKV